From Pseudomonas sp. stari2, a single genomic window includes:
- a CDS encoding acyl-CoA dehydrogenase family protein, whose product MTWSTLLECRERLPAVADLAEGFATLLHQLGSVTPFELAVAGGRRMATPGLAFLVGYQAALRMLWPSAPPSLGALCATEQRSLRPADMQTRLTDLRLNGQKDFVTAGDAADWLLIAARSEQPGESPRLSLAVVYPGESGVRVEKLPALPLMPDISHGRLHLDDALCELLAGDGWDAYVKPFRTLEDVYVLSAMTAWLYGVGQDSSWPQPLQLRLLALLAGCAEVSRQPPNNPVGHVLLGGLFAQFDGLKPEVDQALRDSHPEWAAMWQRDQALMQLAAGARAKRLAKALAASQNTAVMNAG is encoded by the coding sequence ATGACCTGGTCGACCCTGCTTGAATGTCGCGAACGCCTGCCCGCCGTTGCCGATCTGGCGGAGGGTTTCGCCACGCTGCTGCATCAACTGGGCAGCGTCACGCCGTTCGAACTGGCGGTGGCGGGAGGGCGGCGGATGGCAACGCCGGGGCTGGCGTTTCTGGTGGGCTATCAGGCGGCGCTGCGCATGCTCTGGCCGAGCGCGCCGCCAAGCCTGGGCGCGTTGTGTGCGACCGAACAGCGCAGCCTGCGCCCGGCGGACATGCAGACCCGGCTCACGGATCTGCGCCTCAACGGGCAAAAGGATTTCGTCACCGCCGGCGATGCGGCGGACTGGCTGCTGATCGCCGCCCGCAGTGAGCAACCCGGCGAATCACCGCGCCTGAGCCTGGCGGTGGTGTACCCCGGCGAATCCGGTGTGCGCGTGGAAAAACTCCCGGCACTGCCGTTGATGCCGGACATCAGTCATGGTCGGCTGCATCTCGACGATGCCCTTTGTGAGCTGCTCGCCGGGGACGGTTGGGACGCTTACGTCAAACCGTTCCGCACCCTTGAAGACGTTTACGTGTTGAGCGCAATGACTGCATGGCTGTACGGCGTCGGTCAGGACAGCAGCTGGCCGCAGCCGCTGCAATTGCGCTTGTTGGCGCTGTTGGCCGGGTGTGCGGAGGTCAGTCGCCAGCCGCCGAACAATCCCGTCGGGCATGTGCTGCTCGGTGGCTTGTTTGCGCAGTTCGACGGGCTCAAACCGGAGGTCGATCAGGCGTTGCGCGACAGTCATCCGGAGTGGGCGGCGATGTGGCAGCGCGACCAGGCACTGATGCAACTGGCAGCAGGCGCACGGGCCAAACGGCTGGCCAAGGCGTTGGCGGCAAGCCAAAACACAGCTGTCATGAACGCCGGCTAG
- a CDS encoding serine hydrolase domain-containing protein yields MFKGLSLFLLLISFTVQAEQWPGEQWPTGAKIAGPAVETLEAYAFPSRDDNTRKGIRTDALLVIRDGQLIYERYAAATTADTPNLTWSISKSLMATVFGVAYGEGLFKLDDPAAKYYPVLEKHPAITLKDLLHWASGIDWQEDYEYAPLKSSVVAMLYTRGHRDMAAFTADHDSYAPAGQAFRYSSGDSNLLAAALKAIVGPQRYPDYPWTALFDPLGIRHATWETDATGTFVASSYAYLTARDLARIGLLMERDGRWNDRQLLPRDWVAFNRQPFAGYKAHQDEAVPGGHWWLNRPADGAASPWPDAPPDTFAALGHWGQALYVIPSEKLVIVRYGDDRDGSYRHNELLKRVLGAVRP; encoded by the coding sequence ATGTTCAAAGGCCTGTCCCTGTTTTTGCTGCTGATAAGCTTCACCGTTCAGGCCGAACAATGGCCGGGCGAGCAGTGGCCGACCGGTGCGAAAATCGCCGGCCCCGCCGTCGAAACACTGGAGGCTTATGCCTTCCCGAGCCGCGACGACAACACCCGCAAAGGCATCCGCACCGATGCCTTGCTGGTGATCCGCGACGGCCAGCTCATCTACGAACGCTACGCTGCTGCAACCACCGCCGACACCCCAAACCTGACCTGGTCGATCAGCAAAAGCCTGATGGCCACGGTGTTCGGCGTGGCGTACGGCGAAGGCTTGTTCAAACTCGATGACCCTGCCGCAAAATATTATCCGGTGCTGGAAAAACACCCGGCCATCACTCTCAAGGATCTGCTGCACTGGGCCTCGGGCATCGACTGGCAGGAAGACTACGAATACGCCCCGTTGAAATCCTCGGTAGTGGCAATGCTCTACACCCGTGGCCACCGCGACATGGCCGCCTTCACTGCCGATCACGACAGCTACGCACCAGCGGGGCAGGCGTTCCGCTATTCCAGCGGCGACAGCAATCTGTTGGCCGCCGCGCTGAAAGCCATCGTCGGCCCGCAGCGTTATCCGGACTATCCGTGGACAGCGCTTTTCGATCCGTTGGGCATCCGCCACGCCACTTGGGAAACCGATGCCACGGGCACTTTCGTCGCGTCTTCCTATGCCTACCTGACGGCCCGGGATCTGGCGCGAATCGGCCTGCTGATGGAACGGGACGGACGCTGGAACGACCGGCAGTTGTTGCCCAGGGATTGGGTCGCCTTCAACCGCCAGCCCTTCGCCGGCTACAAGGCCCATCAGGACGAAGCCGTGCCCGGCGGCCACTGGTGGCTCAATCGCCCGGCGGATGGCGCCGCCTCGCCGTGGCCCGACGCACCGCCCGACACCTTCGCTGCCCTCGGCCATTGGGGCCAGGCGCTGTACGTGATCCCGAGCGAAAAACTGGTGATCGTGCGCTACGGCGATGATCGCGACGGCAGCTATCGCCACAACGAATTGCTCAAGCGCGTGCTCGGGGCGGTGCGGCCATGA
- a CDS encoding amidase: MKLFRKILLVLLVVLLGWGWHERENLWAFPDIISAYTAKEYCSCRYVMNNEAKYCRGYVKQWLPGELTDDSTQKLVSASGMGRTNSAQWQGERQGCRLKP; the protein is encoded by the coding sequence ATGAAACTGTTCAGAAAAATCCTGCTGGTGCTGCTGGTCGTGCTGTTGGGCTGGGGCTGGCACGAGCGGGAAAACCTGTGGGCCTTCCCCGACATCATCAGTGCCTATACCGCCAAGGAATACTGTTCGTGCCGCTACGTGATGAATAACGAAGCCAAGTATTGCCGGGGCTACGTCAAGCAGTGGCTGCCCGGTGAGCTGACCGATGACAGCACACAAAAACTCGTCAGCGCCAGTGGCATGGGCCGTACCAACAGCGCCCAATGGCAGGGCGAACGTCAGGGGTGTCGCCTCAAGCCCTGA
- a CDS encoding YceI family protein, which produces MFNRSLRNAFAGLLLGAAALPAQANWYLDGESSRLSFVSTKNANVSEVQRFLVLHGKVDPDGRAEVEVELDSINSGVPLRDERMRKELFQIEQFPEATITTQIDLRPINDLAPGAQLELRLPLTVNLHGKQHEYPAELLATRLDDRRFQVVTLEPLVISAEDFELLPGLENLRKMAGLSAISLSVPVGAVLIFAAR; this is translated from the coding sequence ATGTTCAACCGTTCTCTGCGCAACGCCTTCGCCGGCCTGCTGCTGGGCGCTGCTGCGCTGCCGGCCCAGGCCAACTGGTATCTGGACGGCGAGTCGTCGCGGCTGTCGTTCGTCAGCACGAAAAACGCCAACGTGTCCGAAGTTCAGCGCTTTCTGGTGCTGCATGGCAAGGTCGATCCCGACGGCCGCGCCGAAGTCGAGGTCGAGCTGGACTCGATCAACAGCGGCGTCCCGCTGCGCGATGAGCGCATGCGCAAGGAGTTGTTCCAGATCGAGCAATTTCCCGAGGCGACCATCACCACGCAAATCGACCTGCGCCCGATCAACGATCTGGCTCCTGGCGCGCAGCTTGAATTGCGTCTGCCGCTGACCGTCAACCTGCACGGCAAACAGCATGAATACCCTGCCGAACTGCTCGCCACGCGCCTCGATGACCGACGCTTTCAAGTGGTGACGCTGGAGCCGCTGGTGATCAGCGCCGAGGATTTCGAACTGCTGCCAGGCCTGGAAAACCTGCGCAAAATGGCCGGCCTGTCGGCCATCAGTCTGTCGGTGCCGGTGGGTGCGGTGCTGATCTTCGCGGCGCGCTGA
- a CDS encoding phosphatidylserine/phosphatidylglycerophosphate/cardiolipin synthase family protein, protein MRGAVFPWRDGNRFELLIDGPQFFPRMLEEIARAREQIELELYLVEAGACAETVVQALVLAAERGVRVRCLFDDYGSLAFTLALRQRLTLAGVELRFYNRLNWRRWVGNFYRDHRKLLLVDQRLAVVGGTGVTDEFWTPGHDTSEWHEVMVQITGPLVLDWQLLFDRQWIANRHRRAWKPHANFGLPRLPRVPDTGEGMGRVAYADARQHRDILQSLFRALNSGQKRIWLATPYFLPTWKIRRSLRKAAARGLDVRLLLTGPRTDHPSVRYAGHRYYPRLLKAGVKIYEYQPCFLHLKMVLVDDWVSIGSCNFDHWNLRFNLEANLEALDPSLTVAVAASFEKDFGLSEQVSLEEWQRRPLWRRVKQRIWGWVDRVVVNLLDRRG, encoded by the coding sequence ATGCGCGGCGCAGTGTTCCCGTGGCGTGACGGCAACCGCTTCGAACTGTTGATCGATGGCCCGCAATTCTTCCCGCGCATGCTTGAGGAAATCGCCCGCGCCCGTGAGCAGATCGAACTGGAGTTGTACCTGGTGGAGGCCGGCGCCTGTGCCGAAACCGTGGTTCAGGCGCTGGTGCTGGCGGCCGAGCGGGGCGTGCGGGTGCGCTGTCTGTTCGATGATTACGGCAGCCTGGCCTTCACCCTGGCCTTGCGTCAGCGCCTGACGCTCGCCGGCGTCGAGCTGCGTTTCTACAATCGCCTGAACTGGCGGCGCTGGGTCGGCAATTTCTATCGCGACCACCGCAAGCTGTTGCTGGTCGATCAGCGTTTGGCGGTGGTTGGCGGCACGGGGGTGACCGACGAATTCTGGACCCCGGGCCACGACACCAGCGAATGGCACGAAGTGATGGTGCAAATCACCGGCCCCCTGGTGCTCGACTGGCAACTGCTGTTCGACCGCCAATGGATTGCCAACCGCCATCGCCGGGCCTGGAAACCCCACGCGAATTTCGGCCTGCCGCGATTGCCGCGCGTACCCGACACCGGCGAGGGCATGGGCCGTGTGGCCTACGCCGACGCCCGCCAGCATCGCGACATTCTGCAATCACTGTTCCGCGCACTGAACAGTGGCCAGAAGCGTATCTGGCTGGCGACGCCTTACTTCCTGCCGACCTGGAAAATCCGCCGCTCCCTGCGCAAGGCCGCCGCCCGTGGCCTTGACGTGCGCCTGCTGCTGACCGGGCCGCGCACCGATCACCCGTCGGTGCGCTACGCGGGGCATCGCTACTATCCGCGCCTGCTCAAGGCCGGGGTGAAAATCTACGAATACCAGCCGTGTTTCCTGCATTTGAAAATGGTGCTGGTGGACGATTGGGTGAGCATCGGTTCGTGCAATTTCGATCACTGGAATCTGCGCTTCAACCTTGAAGCGAACCTGGAAGCGCTGGATCCGTCGTTGACGGTAGCGGTGGCGGCGAGTTTCGAGAAGGACTTCGGCCTGAGTGAGCAGGTGAGCCTGGAGGAATGGCAGCGCCGGCCGTTGTGGCGGCGGGTGAAGCAGCGGATCTGGGGATGGGTGGATCGGGTGGTGGTCAACCTGCTCGATCGCCGGGGCTGA
- the bglX gene encoding beta-glucosidase BglX, translated as MKKLCLLGLFVSLASHQVLAATTPVPLENKDAFISNLMKQMTLDEKIGQLRLISIGPEMPRELIRKEIAAGNIGGTFNSITRPENRPMQDAAMRSRLKIPMFFAYDVIHGHRTIFPIPLALASSWDMDAIGQSGRIAAKEAAADSLDITFAPMVDISRDPRWGRSSEGFGEDTYLTSRIAKVMVKAYQGDTPSAADSIMASVKHFALYGAVEGGRDYNTVDMSPVKMYQDYLPPYRAAIDAGAGGVMVALNSINGIPATANTWLMNDLLRKEWGFKGLAVSDHGAIFELIKHGVAADGREAAKLAIKAGIDMSMNDTLYGKELPGLLKSGEIEQKDIDNAVREVLAAKYDMGLFKDPYLRIGKAEDDPADTYADSRLHRADARDVARRSLVLLKNQNETLPLKKTAKVALVGPLAKAPIDMMGSWAAAGKPAQSVTLFDGMSSVIGDKANLIYARGANITNDKKILDYLNFLNFDAPEVVDDPRPANVLIDEAVKASKDADVIVAAVGESRGMSHESSSRTDLNIPENQRELIRALKATGKPLVLVLMNGRPLTILEEKEQADAILETWFSGTEGGNAIADVLFGDYNPSGKLPVTFPRSVGQIPTYYNHLSIGRPFTPGKPGNYTSQYFDDTTGPLFPFGYGLSYTDFSLSDMALSSTTLNATGKLDASVTVKNTGKRDGETVVQLYIQDVTGSMIRPVKELKNFQKIMLKAGEQKVVHFTISEDDLKFYNAQLKYAAEPGKFNVQIGLDSQDVTQQSFELL; from the coding sequence ATGAAGAAGCTGTGTTTGCTGGGCCTGTTCGTCAGCCTGGCCAGTCATCAAGTACTGGCCGCCACGACCCCGGTACCCCTGGAAAACAAGGACGCGTTCATCAGTAACCTGATGAAACAAATGACCCTCGACGAGAAGATCGGCCAGTTGCGCCTGATCAGTATCGGCCCGGAAATGCCCCGCGAGCTGATCCGCAAAGAGATCGCCGCCGGCAACATCGGTGGCACGTTCAACTCGATCACCCGCCCGGAAAACCGTCCGATGCAGGACGCTGCCATGCGCAGTCGCCTGAAGATCCCGATGTTTTTCGCGTACGACGTGATCCACGGTCACCGTACGATTTTCCCGATCCCTCTGGCCCTGGCATCGAGCTGGGACATGGATGCCATCGGCCAGTCCGGGCGCATTGCCGCCAAAGAGGCCGCTGCCGACAGCCTCGACATCACCTTTGCGCCGATGGTCGATATTTCCCGCGACCCGCGCTGGGGCCGCAGCTCCGAAGGTTTCGGTGAAGACACCTACCTGACCTCGCGTATCGCCAAAGTCATGGTCAAGGCCTATCAAGGCGACACCCCGAGCGCGGCCGACAGCATCATGGCCAGCGTCAAGCACTTCGCCCTGTACGGCGCGGTCGAGGGCGGTCGCGACTACAACACCGTCGACATGAGCCCGGTGAAGATGTACCAGGACTACCTGCCACCGTACCGCGCCGCGATTGATGCCGGCGCCGGCGGCGTGATGGTGGCGTTGAACTCGATCAACGGCATCCCGGCCACCGCCAATACCTGGCTGATGAATGACCTGCTGCGCAAGGAGTGGGGCTTCAAGGGCCTGGCAGTCAGCGACCACGGCGCGATCTTCGAACTGATCAAGCACGGCGTGGCCGCCGACGGTCGCGAAGCGGCGAAGCTGGCAATCAAGGCCGGCATCGACATGAGTATGAACGACACCCTGTACGGCAAAGAACTGCCGGGACTGCTCAAGTCCGGCGAGATTGAACAGAAAGACATCGACAACGCCGTGCGTGAAGTCCTCGCCGCCAAGTACGACATGGGCCTGTTCAAGGACCCGTACCTGCGTATCGGCAAGGCTGAAGACGACCCGGCTGACACCTACGCCGACAGCCGCCTGCACCGCGCCGACGCCCGTGACGTCGCTCGTCGCAGCCTGGTGCTGCTGAAGAACCAGAACGAAACCCTGCCGCTGAAGAAAACCGCGAAGGTTGCGCTGGTCGGTCCACTGGCCAAGGCCCCGATCGACATGATGGGTAGCTGGGCCGCTGCCGGCAAACCGGCGCAATCGGTCACGCTGTTCGACGGCATGAGCAGTGTGATCGGCGACAAGGCGAACCTGATCTACGCCCGTGGCGCCAACATCACCAATGACAAGAAGATCCTCGACTACCTGAACTTCCTCAACTTCGATGCGCCGGAAGTGGTCGATGACCCGCGCCCGGCCAACGTGCTGATCGACGAAGCGGTAAAAGCCTCCAAGGACGCTGACGTAATCGTTGCAGCCGTGGGCGAGTCCCGTGGCATGTCCCACGAATCGTCGAGCCGTACCGACCTGAACATCCCGGAAAACCAGCGCGAGCTGATCCGTGCCCTGAAAGCCACCGGCAAGCCGTTGGTGTTGGTGCTGATGAACGGCCGTCCGCTGACGATTCTTGAAGAGAAAGAACAGGCTGACGCGATTCTGGAGACCTGGTTCAGCGGCACCGAGGGCGGCAACGCCATCGCCGACGTGTTGTTCGGCGACTACAACCCGTCGGGCAAACTGCCGGTAACCTTCCCGCGTTCCGTGGGCCAGATCCCGACCTACTACAACCACCTGAGCATTGGCCGGCCATTCACGCCGGGCAAACCGGGCAACTACACCTCGCAGTATTTCGATGACACCACCGGGCCCCTGTTCCCGTTCGGTTACGGCCTGAGCTACACCGATTTCAGCCTGAGCGACATGGCGCTGTCGTCGACCACCTTGAACGCCACCGGCAAGCTCGACGCCAGTGTCACGGTGAAAAACACCGGCAAGCGTGACGGCGAAACCGTGGTGCAACTGTACATCCAGGATGTCACCGGTTCGATGATCCGTCCGGTCAAGGAGCTGAAGAACTTCCAGAAGATCATGCTCAAGGCCGGCGAGCAGAAAGTCGTGCACTTCACCATCAGCGAAGATGACCTGAAGTTCTACAACGCCCAGCTCAAGTACGCGGCCGAGCCTGGCAAGTTCAACGTGCAGATCGGCCTGGACTCCCAGGACGTGACGCAGCAGAGCTTTGAATTGCTGTAA
- a CDS encoding LemA family protein translates to MNVSPVYRSRLQVATLLVLATLLTACGINNIPTLDEQAKAAWGQVQNQYQRRADLIPNLVETVRGYAKHEEATLTAVVEARAKATSIQVDASTLDNPEKLKQFQQAQDQLSGALSRLMVVSERYPDLKANQNFLALQSQLEGTENRIAVARRDFILAVQKYNTEIRTFPGRFWHSVMYSDLPIRETFEATSPGADKAPEVKF, encoded by the coding sequence ATGAATGTCAGTCCTGTCTACCGCTCGCGTTTGCAGGTCGCCACCTTGCTGGTGCTGGCCACGTTGTTGACCGCTTGCGGCATCAACAACATTCCTACCCTCGACGAACAGGCCAAGGCTGCCTGGGGCCAGGTACAGAACCAGTACCAGCGCCGCGCCGACCTGATCCCCAATCTGGTGGAAACGGTCAGGGGCTACGCCAAGCACGAAGAGGCCACCCTGACAGCGGTTGTCGAGGCCCGTGCCAAGGCGACGTCGATCCAGGTCGATGCCAGTACCCTCGACAACCCGGAAAAGCTCAAGCAGTTTCAGCAGGCACAGGACCAACTGAGCGGTGCCTTGAGCCGGTTGATGGTGGTCTCCGAGCGCTACCCGGACCTCAAGGCCAACCAGAACTTCCTCGCCCTGCAATCGCAACTTGAAGGCACCGAGAACCGCATCGCTGTGGCACGTCGCGATTTCATCCTGGCGGTGCAGAAGTACAACACCGAGATCCGTACCTTTCCTGGCCGCTTCTGGCACAGCGTGATGTACAGCGATCTGCCGATCCGCGAGACCTTCGAAGCCACCAGCCCCGGCGCGGACAAGGCCCCGGAAGTGAAGTTCTGA
- a CDS encoding TPM domain-containing protein: MRVLKLGLVLMLWLFAVSARAELIFPALTGRVVDDAQMIEPSVRAQLNQQLQAHEQATGEQLVVVTLPNLQGATIEDYGVELGRHWGIGQKDKNNGALLIVARDERKLRIEVGYGLEDRLTDAQSSVIIHQVITPSFKAGNFSKGISDGVAAMLVVLGGNPLDEPSTVYESSGDPSDDFVSRHPALFVFLVMLFILTVFICQMLGILPAGRGGSGGGGGFGGGGFGGGGGGGGFSGGGGSFGGGGSSGGW; the protein is encoded by the coding sequence ATGCGTGTGTTGAAGTTGGGCCTGGTGCTGATGCTGTGGCTTTTCGCTGTCAGCGCCCGGGCCGAGTTGATCTTTCCGGCGCTGACCGGGCGGGTGGTGGACGACGCGCAGATGATCGAGCCCTCGGTGCGCGCGCAGCTGAACCAGCAGTTGCAGGCCCACGAACAGGCGACCGGCGAGCAACTGGTGGTCGTCACATTGCCGAACCTGCAAGGCGCAACCATCGAGGACTACGGGGTCGAACTCGGCCGGCACTGGGGCATCGGCCAGAAGGACAAGAATAATGGCGCGCTGTTGATCGTCGCCCGGGACGAGCGCAAATTGCGCATCGAAGTCGGCTACGGGCTGGAGGATCGCCTGACCGATGCCCAGAGTTCGGTGATCATTCATCAGGTCATCACGCCGTCGTTCAAGGCCGGCAATTTCAGCAAAGGCATCAGCGACGGTGTCGCGGCAATGCTGGTGGTGCTGGGGGGTAATCCGCTGGATGAACCTTCTACGGTGTATGAATCATCTGGCGATCCTTCGGACGATTTCGTCTCGCGGCACCCGGCGTTGTTCGTATTTCTGGTGATGTTGTTCATCCTGACTGTTTTTATCTGCCAGATGCTCGGTATCCTTCCCGCCGGCCGCGGCGGCTCCGGAGGAGGGGGCGGCTTTGGTGGCGGAGGTTTTGGCGGCGGCGGTGGAGGCGGGGGCTTCAGCGGCGGCGGTGGCAGTTTCGGCGGGGGCGGGTCCTCCGGCGGCTGGTGA
- a CDS encoding TPM domain-containing protein — protein sequence MALLTEHEQRKVAEAIARVERDTDAELVTVLAARADDYAYIPLLWASLLALVVPGIVHYLTGWLTMHSLLLVQWVSFVVLCLVFRLPKVTTHLIPRHVRHWRASNLARRQFLEQNLHHTVGGTGMLIFVCEAERYVEILVDEGISKKLDNKSWDSIVAVFTEQVRQGQTLQGFVTCIEACGELLKVHVPVTQVRNELPNRLVVLG from the coding sequence ATGGCATTACTGACTGAACACGAACAACGCAAGGTCGCCGAGGCCATCGCCCGGGTCGAGCGCGACACCGACGCCGAACTGGTGACGGTGCTCGCGGCCCGCGCCGACGACTACGCGTACATCCCGTTGCTGTGGGCGAGCCTGCTGGCGCTGGTGGTGCCGGGGATCGTGCATTACCTGACCGGCTGGCTGACGATGCATAGCCTGTTGCTGGTGCAATGGGTCAGTTTTGTCGTGCTGTGCCTGGTGTTTCGTCTGCCCAAGGTCACTACCCATCTGATCCCGCGCCATGTCCGGCACTGGCGCGCTTCGAACCTGGCGCGGCGGCAGTTTCTCGAACAGAACCTGCATCACACGGTGGGCGGCACCGGCATGCTGATTTTCGTCTGCGAGGCGGAGCGGTATGTGGAGATCCTGGTGGATGAAGGGATTTCCAAAAAACTGGATAACAAGAGCTGGGATTCGATTGTCGCGGTGTTTACCGAGCAGGTGCGGCAGGGGCAGACGTTGCAGGGCTTTGTCACTTGCATCGAGGCCTGTGGCGAGTTGCTCAAAGTGCATGTGCCGGTGACGCAGGTAAGGAATGAGTTGCCCAATCGCTTGGTGGTGTTGGGATAA
- a CDS encoding SAM-dependent methyltransferase — protein MSATAVSTPDHHAQFIELLQTSLEQNGFIKLVLAKYVGEEADLQRIIIKPVTVKAQPCLSFVYRYKTRDITKNLPLDEALATIAGLLPAAFKNAHLLTLTDEAQLEYSKKGKSSLFKSKPQQLREVPSAEHNREKNRFLDLKRPFLKDLGVTNAQHELIPAMSRKWKQINKFIEVFSHALTSSPLALDKPVRVADFGSGKGYLTFAIHDYLRNTLKAEGEVTGVELREEMVNLCNAAAQKLDHPGLVFKCGDVRSVAPSELEVMIALHACDIATDYAIHTGIRSGAAIIMCSPCCHKQIRLQIQSPALLKPMLQYGLHLGQQAEMVTDSLRALFLEACGYETKVFEFISLEHTNKNKMILAVKRAEPVDSAQLLVKIQELKAFYHISEHCLETLLLADGLLPLKA, from the coding sequence ATGTCTGCCACCGCCGTTTCCACCCCCGATCACCACGCCCAGTTCATCGAGCTGCTGCAAACCAGCCTCGAACAGAACGGCTTCATCAAACTGGTGCTTGCCAAGTACGTCGGCGAAGAAGCGGATCTGCAGCGGATCATCATCAAACCGGTGACGGTCAAGGCACAGCCGTGCCTGTCGTTCGTTTATCGCTACAAGACCCGTGACATCACCAAGAACCTGCCGCTGGACGAAGCGCTGGCGACGATTGCCGGGCTGTTGCCGGCGGCGTTCAAAAATGCGCATTTGCTCACGCTGACTGACGAAGCCCAGCTCGAATACAGCAAAAAGGGCAAAAGTTCGCTGTTCAAGAGCAAACCCCAGCAATTGCGCGAAGTGCCGTCCGCCGAGCATAACCGTGAGAAGAACCGCTTCCTTGATCTGAAAAGACCGTTCCTCAAGGATCTGGGCGTCACTAACGCGCAACACGAACTCATCCCGGCGATGTCGCGCAAGTGGAAGCAGATCAACAAGTTCATCGAAGTCTTCAGCCATGCACTGACTTCGTCACCGCTGGCCCTGGACAAACCGGTGCGGGTGGCGGATTTCGGTTCGGGCAAGGGTTATCTGACGTTCGCCATTCATGACTATTTGCGCAACACCCTTAAGGCCGAGGGTGAAGTCACCGGCGTCGAACTGCGCGAAGAGATGGTCAACCTGTGCAACGCCGCCGCGCAGAAACTCGACCACCCGGGGCTGGTTTTCAAGTGCGGTGATGTGCGCAGCGTGGCGCCGAGCGAGCTGGAAGTGATGATCGCCCTGCATGCCTGCGACATCGCCACCGACTACGCGATCCATACCGGCATTCGTTCCGGCGCAGCGATCATCATGTGCTCGCCGTGCTGCCACAAGCAGATCCGACTGCAGATCCAGAGCCCGGCACTGCTCAAGCCGATGCTGCAATACGGTTTGCACCTGGGCCAGCAGGCGGAAATGGTCACTGACAGCCTGCGTGCGCTGTTCCTCGAAGCCTGCGGTTACGAGACCAAAGTGTTCGAATTCATCTCGCTGGAACACACCAACAAGAACAAGATGATCCTCGCCGTGAAGCGCGCCGAGCCGGTGGACTCGGCCCAGTTGCTGGTGAAAATTCAAGAGCTGAAGGCGTTCTATCACATCAGCGAGCATTGCCTCGAAACGCTGCTGCTCGCCGATGGCCTGCTGCCGCTCAAGGCTTGA
- a CDS encoding DMT family transporter has protein sequence MSSRENTGMALGLLGVVIFSLTLPFTRIVVQELHPLLNGLGRALFAAIPAALLLLWRREKWPTWHQVKGLSLVIAGVILGFPVLSAWAMQTLPASHGALVNGLQPLCVALYAAWLSHERPSKAFWACAALGSALVLGYALYTGAGSIQAGDLLMLGAIAVGGLGYAEGGRLAREMGGWQVICWALVLSTPLLIGPVLYLAFQHQGAVSTKTWWAFGYVALFSQFLGFFAWYAGLAMGGIARVSQIQLLQIFFTIAFSALFFGEHVEPITWLFACGVIATVMLGRKTAVRPAQPGTLPAGVQLKP, from the coding sequence ATGTCTTCGCGCGAAAACACCGGCATGGCCCTGGGCCTGCTCGGTGTTGTGATCTTCAGCCTTACCCTGCCCTTCACCCGCATCGTGGTGCAGGAACTGCACCCGCTGCTCAACGGCCTCGGCCGCGCGTTGTTCGCGGCGATTCCGGCGGCGTTGCTGCTGTTGTGGCGCCGGGAAAAGTGGCCGACCTGGCATCAGGTCAAAGGTTTGAGTCTGGTAATCGCCGGGGTGATTCTCGGTTTCCCGGTGCTGTCGGCGTGGGCCATGCAAACGCTGCCGGCGTCCCACGGCGCGCTGGTCAACGGTTTGCAGCCACTGTGCGTGGCGCTGTACGCCGCGTGGCTGTCCCATGAGCGTCCATCGAAAGCCTTCTGGGCCTGCGCCGCTTTAGGCAGTGCGCTCGTTCTGGGTTACGCGTTGTACACCGGCGCCGGCAGCATTCAGGCCGGTGATTTGCTGATGCTGGGTGCGATTGCGGTGGGTGGTCTGGGTTATGCCGAGGGCGGACGCCTGGCACGGGAAATGGGCGGTTGGCAGGTGATCTGCTGGGCGCTGGTGCTGTCGACGCCGTTACTGATCGGCCCGGTGCTGTATCTGGCGTTCCAGCATCAGGGCGCAGTGTCGACGAAAACCTGGTGGGCCTTCGGTTACGTTGCGCTGTTCTCGCAATTCCTGGGTTTTTTCGCGTGGTACGCCGGGCTGGCCATGGGCGGCATTGCCCGGGTCAGTCAGATTCAGCTGTTGCAGATCTTTTTCACCATCGCGTTTTCCGCGCTGTTCTTCGGGGAACACGTGGAACCGATCACCTGGCTGTTCGCCTGCGGGGTGATCGCGACGGTGATGCTCGGGCGCAAGACCGCGGTGCGCCCGGCTCAACCGGGCACGTTACCGGCCGGGGTTCAGCTCAAGCCTTGA